The following proteins come from a genomic window of bacterium:
- a CDS encoding glycosyltransferase: MSLPEGRILLVTNTLGRWGETNGVEYTYRSLIEQFRHAALPLDVVTYGPHDAVESEGGLRFFTHRPRLPLRIDPTLWVDPLFRFSGLAAHLAQESYTLVHSGTPDPLGWFGARLAARQGVPLVTVYHTLLDYYARVRVGRHLGPATGKLAERAMANILNRYYGRSDLILAPSAATRSHVARLFSPQVNVLSRGVDTAQFNPARRTRREGPVQALYVGRVAPEKNMQLLEKVFSARPKIALRVVGDGPYLSRMKRSLPQAEYSGRLTGEPLWRAFADADLFVFPSRSETFGNVVRQAMASALPVVVTDGPGVSEQVRDSVDGFVAADDQAFAAAVDRLAESRSLRIHMGWEARHSAMRFGWENVFHELLEQYEVALELCRARLAESAPTPARSAAQPGGALQASRAVGLRG, translated from the coding sequence TTGAGCCTGCCGGAGGGAAGAATTCTGCTGGTCACCAACACCCTGGGCCGCTGGGGCGAGACCAACGGGGTGGAGTACACCTACCGCAGCCTGATCGAGCAGTTCCGTCACGCCGCTCTGCCGCTGGATGTGGTCACTTACGGGCCGCATGACGCGGTGGAGAGCGAGGGCGGCCTGCGGTTTTTCACCCACCGTCCCCGTCTGCCCCTGCGGATCGACCCCACGCTCTGGGTCGACCCGCTGTTCCGTTTCTCGGGACTGGCCGCGCACCTGGCCCAGGAAAGCTACACCCTGGTGCACAGCGGCACTCCCGACCCGTTGGGCTGGTTCGGGGCCCGTCTGGCCGCGCGCCAGGGCGTGCCGCTGGTCACGGTCTACCACACCCTGCTCGACTACTACGCCCGCGTCCGGGTGGGCCGTCACCTGGGCCCCGCCACCGGCAAGCTCGCCGAGCGCGCGATGGCCAACATTCTTAACCGCTATTACGGCCGCTCCGACCTGATCCTGGCCCCCTCGGCGGCTACACGCTCCCATGTGGCCCGGCTGTTCTCCCCCCAGGTGAACGTGCTCTCGCGCGGGGTGGACACCGCGCAGTTCAACCCGGCCCGCAGAACGCGCCGCGAGGGACCCGTGCAGGCCCTGTACGTGGGACGGGTGGCGCCGGAAAAAAACATGCAGCTCCTGGAGAAAGTGTTCTCCGCCCGGCCCAAGATCGCCCTGCGCGTGGTGGGGGACGGCCCCTACCTGAGCCGCATGAAACGCAGCCTGCCCCAGGCCGAGTACAGCGGACGGCTGACCGGGGAGCCGCTGTGGCGCGCTTTCGCCGATGCCGACCTGTTCGTGTTCCCCTCGCGCTCCGAGACTTTCGGCAACGTCGTCCGTCAGGCCATGGCCAGCGCACTGCCCGTGGTGGTGACCGACGGGCCCGGGGTGAGCGAGCAGGTGCGCGACTCCGTGGACGGGTTCGTGGCCGCGGATGACCAGGCTTTCGCCGCGGCGGTGGACCGCCTGGCCGAGAGCCGTTCCCTGCGGATCCACATGGGCTGGGAGGCGCGCCATTCGGCGATGCGCTTTGGCTGGGAGAACGTGTTCCACGAGCTGCTGGAGCAGTATGAAGTGGCGCTGGAGCTTTGCCGTGCCCGCCTGGCCGAGTCCGCTCCGACTCCGGCCCGGAGCGCGGCGCAACCGGGCGGCGCACTGCAAGCCAGCCGGGCCGTCGGCCTGCGTGGCTGA